CCGTTCTTGGTTGCATACAAAAAATGGCAGCTCCCGAGGAGGTGACTTTTATGGAAGAGTTCTCTGCAAAAGAGAGTGCAGTAGCCGGAGAAAATGCAGCTTCACTACACAGAAGTGGCAATTCGCCTGCTGTCGTATCTGATGAGTGTGAAATGCTGAGCATTGTAATCCACCGGGAAGCAAGTTCCTGCCCTCCTGATACTACAGACCAGTGGTTGCAATCCATGATGAAGGATGGGTCTACAAGCAATAAAAAACAAAAGCCCAGGATACAGAAGGTCCCGAGGATGCTGCGCAAGATCGAATCCAACGAGAATTGCTACGAACCGCAGGTGGTTTCAATTGGTCCTTACCACCATGGGAAGCTGGAGCTCGAAGCAGTGGAGAAGCTCAAGGTTCCAATGGCACGAGATTACATCCAAAGCTGTAATACCAGTAAGTTGTCAGTTCGTGAGATGTATGACAAGGTTGCAGCGGTGGCGGTTGAAGCAAGGCAGTGCTATGCGAAGGACGCAACAGAAGGCCTGGACGATGAGGCCTTTGCTCAGATGATGTTCCTGGACGGCTGCTTCATTCTCCAGTTCATTTATTGTTATGAAGAAAACAAGCATGCAGAAATGAAGATGAGAAGCCTGGACATTGCTTTCGTGCGGCGGGACTTGTTCTTGTTGGAGAATCAACTCCCTTTTCTGGTCCTCAAGGAGCTGGTGAGCTTGAGGTTTGAACAAAAAGAGGGGATAAATAAGATCAACAGTTTCATTGAGCATACGAGGGCACTCCCCCCTCCGGGAAAGCCTGGATGGAGACAGAGAATTGAAAATTGCATCGACGACTGTAACTTCTTAAAAAAGCCTCTGGAAAACAGCAAAAATCAGCCCGTAGATGAAGAAGGACCAGCTCACCTACTTGACCTACTACGGGCTCAACTCATCAACTTGCCGGATAAAAAAATTGCTACCAAGTCAATTAGTAGAAGCAGTTTGTGGCACTCATATCGATCAGTAAAGGAGCTGAAGACGGCGGGAATCAAATTTAGGCCCAGCAATACACAGTGTTACACAGACATCAGGTTTGAGCAGGGTTGCGTGGAAGGATTTGTCAAACTCCCTCCAGTTACTGTAGATGACTCAACCAAGTCCACTCTTCTGAACTTGGTAGCCTACGAGGCATGCCCTGATGCCCCTGATGACTTGGGGGTCACCTCTTACATATGCTTCATGGATTCACTGATTGATCATGCAGAGGACGTGAAGGAGCTGCGATCCAAGGGCATACTCTTGAACTTCCTGGGCAGCGACCAGCAGGTGGCTGATCTGTTCAACGAGATAGCCAACGATTTGGTGGACAATCCTGAGCTTCACAAGGAAGTCAAGACGCAGATTGAGGAACATCACAAGAACAAGATGAGAGTATGGATAAAGGAGGGGCTGCACACCCATTTCAGTAGCCCTTGGACTGTTCTGGCTTTCTTGGGTGCTATTGTTGCAATTGTTCTGACTTCTGTTCAAACTTACTATGCAGTCTTCCCTCAGAAGTAATGCTACTAACGGTTTTCGGAATTAAATAAGGTGAAActaaaatgcaataaaaattaaatggagAATgtgtagaaatcaggtaagaaaTTCAATCACTCTAATGCTTTCTTACATACCAAACATGCACCAAATCTTTTGTCATGGGGATAACTCGAGGCTCTTGGTTGTAGACTTGTAGTTTGATTTTTTTGCTGGTTTGTTTGTATTACATTTTGAGATTGCTTCTACAACACAtagtttcattttatttattaagatAATGTAATAATTATGTATTGAAAATTATAATAAACTCCCTTAGGATAAAAGATGTGATATGTTGAAAATGTctctaaaaacataaacattatATTTGCCTTTGTCGACACCCTAATTTTAGCCAGGCTACCCCAATAAAATCCGACGAAACAGGATTTGAATTTGAGCCCCAAATGACCCCGAGTTTTAGAATTGAGACCCAGACCCTTCAATCGAGTCTTTCTAATTTTCAGTCGAGTCTCTGGTTTAAAGTTGAGTCTTGTAAATGTCCAATCCAAGTCTTAGGTTTTTAAGCCGATTAATCTTGTTTGTTACACGAGACCTTGAAGTTCAAATGGGAATCCGTGGGTTGATCCTTTCTAGGTCAAGTACCTCTAATGCGAGTTgatgttaaaacattttttagcCGAGCCCAGCTGCTTCCAAATTCATTGAAGATTAGACTTTAGAGTCCCCTAATTTTGAAGTCTTTGCTCCTCTAAATAAGTTTCTTGTTTTCCAAAGTTTAGAGCTCCTAGGCTAGGTCTAATAAGGTCATTCAATTTTGGAGCCATTGTTCTTCGCAATGAGTCAAGTTTAAATCTTAAGAATTCAAAGTTCATTTAGgattcccatagttataggacaTGTCCCTTCAACTTTACTCACTGTTTTTCCATAGAATAACCTAGGTCTTATCTTCTAAGTTTCAgtttcaaattcaatttcaaaaactAGGAATCAGTTTTAATCAAGTCTTTGAAGTCTCTATGAGTTCAAGAGTATTCAAATTCAGGATTAAGCTTGTTAAATCTTACCCTATTTTGAAATTGGGcctcagttaaaaaaaaaaaaaccagtttcATCTGGAGATTAAAatcaaaatctattttacttgggcataattggtcaaaattggtcaaatcAAGAGTCATCAAATCCCCTCCGTCAAAGTTTGTCAAATGGAAATGTGAATTGGAAAATATGataacatatataaattgcagAGGGCATGCACAAGGAACAAATGCGTAATAATGATTacaaaaatcaaaatacaaaaaagaagaaacagcGCTGAATCCTTCCATGCTCCAATCCAGGCTTGCCAAGCCGAGACATCCAAAAAGCCCTCCCCTCCTATGTTGACATTTGGATCACCTCAGCTACCTGCACACAGAGAAGCAAAGCAAAATAATGTTGTTTAgcaataacaaaagaaaaaaataataataaataaacccAAGATACCTCTCCCTCCATCCCGATGCTGCCATAAGGAAACCTCCCAAATGCCCTCCATTCCTGTGCTGCCACCTGGATCACTCCAATTTACCTGCGCAGGGAATGAGAATTGGTTAGCCAAGAAATCCGCAAAATCAAGAACCAAATTAGTCACATGTGCCGGTAAAAATTATGCCCTGATAGAGGTCGTTAGTGGGGAATTGCTGAGGAAATTGGCACCAAAATGCACCcctagactccctataaatagggagtcccagctgtgatgacccaaaaatatatatatatatatatatatatatatatatatatgattaaagcacaataataataaaataataaaaatagtcattaaattaatatcaatatagaagtgtttttctgtaagatccttaattccatgtttgatgcttaagaaagaccttgtcttagcgagtgctcagagaccattgcggctcagtcgctccctagaggtcggtctggtcaaaatggaatttcataggataaacagggtaaacactatttatatacgtaaataagtacataatattttaactgacataatttgtaaaaatatatcataaaataataataatataagtatcatatgcagggcccacaagactgtgtggggcccacatgagttccaaaaccgtatggaggtttacacgagtctcgaaactgtatagagctcataaaatcgtatgagaattattggagttacgtaagatCCGTTTGAGTCTCGAAGTggtgtgggacccacaagaccatgtggggcacacatgagttttcaaaattcaaatttaattcttattcaaaaataaataataaaataaataaatactacaaatggtttaaaattaataacaatgataataataatgataataatgattaagaaaaaaataataaaataattaattaactaattgatcaattaattaggtaagtaattaattaaaaatttatttaatgagaatggtggcaagcactcccacatggcctctatccctatcccatactcaacccataccttgtccatcccttgccaattctttaatttttaaaaattataattttaccaatctccctacacttttataaattctatttctttcccaaaattttcctataaatagggagctctcaaccttcatttttcacaacaatttttcaaggaagaaaaggattagtgagtgaaagaaattgtggtggagatcgaatttttaaataagttctcaatcacccattctttccgatctcatttcttagagatagttacagtgttcgtaaggaagaaggtaagtaaattttgattatgttagtttttttttatttaaaattcatatccgagtttattttataagtaaatttcaattatgttaattagttccacaaaatttccatgagtttatttttaattataccagttctatctttaatatacttgcatctatttttgggttaagaaatgttctaatcccctcaggtaaattttcagcatttatttctattcaaaaataaaattatatatatttttaatacaaaaattgtgtggcatgagtttatttttacgttacatttttttatgaaaatatgagtaaagatgagattttcacgatattattttaaattgcataaattataataagatgattttaaaaccccttatggtaacgaaagttcaaagttacaaatgttcggtaccgcaacttaaagtttatacagatcagagtgcacccacattgtttacagagtggttatttatgttagtggatttctcctgagtgcacacctagttccggaccaagacttaataaggaaaatctcacttaaagtttacgtacgttgatttagtttggtcggccagccagctaagtccagtcttcggaccgcacaacccagtcatgggggtaaacatgacttacggcaaataggcctaagggtggtttttataatatatgtttatacatttttaattacgtgtacaaagttactgatgatttgaaggaaaagtgtaagtttacgtgaaaatgatcattttggtgcttaaataacgatataaagaaaacgtataaggaaaagtatatgtatgtttatcattaaatatttttacagttttaaagttaaaagtttaatttaacagttatagtatataattataaaagtttattgttgtaattgatgacaaaagttttatgcataaatttttaaatttatatttattctaaaagcagttttgaaattatagtattaaatattattttacgaaatttttaaaaaactcattttggccacacactaataataatcttatttacttactgagcgtcgtctcactccaatcatatttttatttcagataattctgaagggcatgtcagaaatcaggcttagcaagcatgcgggtggggattagaaaaataaagattgattaaaaatattagtatgatttcagatatttatgtttgtgtaattttcttcttttgaaataaatgattgtaatatggataattagcgctctggttaataataattgagtttatttgcttccgctgtaaatcagtagtaaaaagttaatatctcaggccACTTGGGGTcggggtattacatttggtatcagagtaataggttatcggttctgtagactttaagaaataattttaccaaagcATAGGATATAAGTTCTACATACTCTAATATTAAAATTTTACCAAAGCTTAaatataaaacatgatttgggtaggattgggtagtttagaatatttattttagtttgttatattattatacgctaataatagatttatgattttaaaataacatttgatcattatttaagaatggatcctaaagatagtagcattggaggaaatgagatttatgtgaaggctcccaaggacagATAATAATTATAAAgtttctaagaaaaatagtagtattattgaagacacgttaattaatttaaatatgttatttatgtttgtagaaacatgtacccatattgatgatttataattaattgtcaaatgcattaataatttaaaatttatatatatatataaatataataatattcgagatttatttattttctctgttattattttcactaaatatataagaaataacccattagaccctactgagtttagaagtgctacacatacaaatagatatgaacaaacgacctattatgaaatctgaatttatccaaaaaatatatatatatatatatatattttttttgcatatgaatatatatttttacgttacatattcaattatcaacaaaacattcaaacttaatttaggaatatatattttttgacaaaatctttaattttaatttttgtattagtttataaggaattaaatataatttaaatattacttattgtatttaaattcaaatatatatatatatatatatatatatgtataatcccttaacatgtgcaagttaaatatgtatatctatttttcccattacatattcaatttccatcaagtatccaagtttgatttaaaagtacaaattttgacgaaatctttaattttgtataaatttataaaagttgatacaacttaaatttttctatataaaaaaaaaaaaaattatatagtacaaattccattaatgaaagtaatataaaaattaactaatttccttcaaataactaaccaatgtcaaatcatcaattgaCCAAGCATgtccaacatatatttgatctaataataataataataatggaatatattaatatataaggggtactcttgtagttaaaaaaaaaaaaagggcctcATGGATggaatcatcggctatagctcacttacccctgAAACAAGGCCAGAGCATGAGAtcacttgggcatagtggggactTGAACCCGCTATCACATGGATGCATgaccggttccttaccactaggccacccacccaagtggtgatctaaggatgaaattaattatagttaaagcattaataaagatgtagaaacataaaaagaacctagagtacgcaaattttgcaatacgtgtgcgtgctcgatatccgtgacacgcgtagctctctctcgattcttgcAACTcacgtcgttctccctcgatttgtgcaaaacgcattgatcgatatccgtgacacacgtcgcCCTCTCTCGATTCTCGCGACACACATctttctccctcgatttgtgcaaaacgcatTGTTTGATATCCGTGACACGCATCGCTCTCCCTTGATTCTCGCAGTACATGTCGctttctctctcgatttccacaacacgcggccattcccttataaaaagggtctaTCCTTCTCAAAC
This Malania oleifera isolate guangnan ecotype guangnan chromosome 11, ASM2987363v1, whole genome shotgun sequence DNA region includes the following protein-coding sequences:
- the LOC131168190 gene encoding UPF0481 protein At3g47200-like; this encodes MAAPEEVTFMEEFSAKESAVAGENAASLHRSGNSPAVVSDECEMLSIVIHREASSCPPDTTDQWLQSMMKDGSTSNKKQKPRIQKVPRMLRKIESNENCYEPQVVSIGPYHHGKLELEAVEKLKVPMARDYIQSCNTSKLSVREMYDKVAAVAVEARQCYAKDATEGLDDEAFAQMMFLDGCFILQFIYCYEENKHAEMKMRSLDIAFVRRDLFLLENQLPFLVLKELVSLRFEQKEGINKINSFIEHTRALPPPGKPGWRQRIENCIDDCNFLKKPLENSKNQPVDEEGPAHLLDLLRAQLINLPDKKIATKSISRSSLWHSYRSVKELKTAGIKFRPSNTQCYTDIRFEQGCVEGFVKLPPVTVDDSTKSTLLNLVAYEACPDAPDDLGVTSYICFMDSLIDHAEDVKELRSKGILLNFLGSDQQVADLFNEIANDLVDNPELHKEVKTQIEEHHKNKMRVWIKEGLHTHFSSPWTVLAFLGAIVAIVLTSVQTYYAVFPQK